The Bombus terrestris chromosome 16, iyBomTerr1.2, whole genome shotgun sequence genome includes a region encoding these proteins:
- the LOC125386526 gene encoding activity-regulated cytoskeleton associated protein 1-like, giving the protein MFEEPPEENEPTVTFGNRLRSLLAARWSGLSNAELINAVVLLRLTSYDRRVERIALTQDVRTQDQFLRELRALPHPTKRPLPLADDPPTEPEAKRSRTSNSRTKCYYCGIIGHKATECRKKMRTEKQKETRRREGSRPATSSKVFCFRCRAEGHIAPDCPLREDKKSSHNKERRVDSCVVEAPTGKLSHQVTPEDV; this is encoded by the coding sequence ATGTTCGAGGAACCACCAGAGGAGAACGAACCCACGGTAACTTTCGGCAATCGACTTCGCTCTCTCCTGGCTGCGAGATGGAGTGGTCTATCCAACGCCGAATTAATTAACGCTGTCGTCCTTCTTCGATTGACTTCATATGATCGGCGTGTCGAACGGATCGCACTCACGCAAGACGTCCGGACACAGGACCAATTTCTTCGGGAACTGAGAGCTCTCCCTCATCCGACGAAGAGGCCGTTACCCTTGGCAGATGATCCGCCGACAGAACCTGAAGCTAAACGGAGCAGGACATCAAACTCTCGGACAAAGTGTTATTACTGTGGAATCATCGGGCATAAGGCGacggagtgccgcaagaagatgcGGACCGAAAAGCAGAAGGAGACAAGGCGCCGGGAAGGGAGCCGACCAGCCACATCGTCCAAGGTGTTTTGCTTCAGGTGCCGTGCGGAAGGTCATATCGCACCTGATTGTCCGTTGCGGGAGGATAAGAAAAGCAGTCACAACAAGGAACGGCGAGTCGActcctgcgtggtggaggctccaaccggtaaattaagtcaccagg